TTTCGTGCTGATCGGCCTGTCGTCGGGCCTGCTGGCCACCTGCGCGCTCGGCTCCCTGTACGGGGAAGCTGACCTGGTGCGCTCAGCCGGGCCGTTTGCACTGGTGGTCACACTGCTCGCATGGCTCACGCGCTGGCTGTCGCTGCGCCACAATGCGGCGCTGAAGCACAAGTCGACACTGCAGTCTGCCACCGGCATTCGCGCCGACAATCTGCGGCAGAAGTCGATGGGGATGTCGGCCGGAGCGTTCAACACGCGCGAGTTCTTCCATGGCCGCACCGCCGCCGCGCTCAGGCAGGTGAAGGCCGCATTCATCGTGCTCTGCTTCGTACTGCCTGCGTTCTGCGCGTTGTGGGGAGTCGCTGGAGGCGGCGCGCCTGCATGGGTGCTGGCGATCCTGCTGCAGATTCCGGGGCTGCTTGCCGAGCGCTGGTTCTTCTTCGCGCAGGCGAAGCATCCGCAGAACCTGTACTACCAGGTCGTGTCCTGAGTCGGACGAAAAAGGGCTTGGTGCCCCCCGCGTCGCGTCGCCGCGGCACGCCGGGCATTTCTGCTGCTGCGTTCAGTTGCTGGTGCCGAACGTCGCCGAAAGCGCGGCCGTCGGAAGCTGTCCGTGCAGGCCGATCGCGACCAGCGCAGCGCCGTTGGCCGGGGCGGCCGCCTTGCGCAGCGTTCCGTGCCGGCCCGCGAACTGAAGCTCCGACCAGCCGGGCTCGCCGCCGGCCGATGCGGTGCGCAAGACGCCCTTGAGCCGCAGCAGGCCAGCGGGCGGCGCAGCGAGCCAGGCGCGCAGATCAACCTCTTCGAACACCTGGGTGGGGCGACACGACCAGGTGT
This genomic interval from Burkholderiaceae bacterium contains the following:
- a CDS encoding Sulfite dehydrogenase (quinone), membrane-anchor subunit SoeC — translated: MKPAFSVVVFTTIAGLAQGLVVTLALARLAGLPVSGGFMSVALIVAIVLLLIGLGASFGHLGHPERAWRAALMWRTSWLSREVIVLPTFIAVNVIWWLALRSGTDTVVLPVIALLLAALLWYCTAMIYACLRFIEEWAQPLTLVNFVLIGLSSGLLATCALGSLYGEADLVRSAGPFALVVTLLAWLTRWLSLRHNAALKHKSTLQSATGIRADNLRQKSMGMSAGAFNTREFFHGRTAAALRQVKAAFIVLCFVLPAFCALWGVAGGGAPAWVLAILLQIPGLLAERWFFFAQAKHPQNLYYQVVS